TGCTACAAGTTTTATAGGAAATAATTTCACTGCTTCGGAGTTTATGGCATTAAGGACTGTTGAAAGTATTTTAAGAAGGTGGTATGAAAAGAAAACTGGGAACAAAATAGGAAAAGTAATATGGGGTAAAGTCCTTGATAAAATTGAAAAAGAATTTCCAGAAAAGAAGAGACCAATAGAAATTTCCGCCTTATTCCATCTTAGGAGGAGAAGAAATGCTATTGCGCATCCAGAAGCAATTTCAAATGAATCGGATGCAAGTGTGACATTCATCTATGTAATTGATGTGTGTAAAGCGGTTAAAAGTCTCCTACTACCACAAACGTAATTATGCTATTAATACAGTACTCAATCCACCAATATCATTGACATAGTAGAGCATTTTGTATATTGTTGCGTTCTCCCCTTTCCCTATTTGTCCCTACCCTCTTCAAATAAGGCAGTAGTATAGAGATACCCCGCAATCCCTTTTCGCAGTAGTGAGTGTCAATTATTGATTAAGCTACTTATCTAGTAGAAAGCTTTTTTAAATGTTGTATAATGTAGTCAAAGTATTCATGGAATATTTCAATTAGTGATGAAGATACGTCGTATTGTTCCTATATCCAAGACTATCCCACCCAAAAGGCAAGCAGCCAAAAGACATTATGGTGTACATCCCTATTTCACGAGAAGACCGTGGAATGTTGTTCAGGAATATATTAAGAATTTTACAACGAATGGTGAGGTTGTGCTTGATCCATTCGGGGGTTCAGGTATAACGGCAATAGAGTCTCTAGTTCTCGACAGGAAAGCAATCCAAGTAGATATATGCCCCCTTGCAAATTTTCTTACCGAGCAAGTT
The sequence above is a segment of the Candidatus Methylarchaceae archaeon HK02M2 genome. Coding sequences within it:
- a CDS encoding site-specific DNA-methyltransferase, with amino-acid sequence MKIRRIVPISKTIPPKRQAAKRHYGVHPYFTRRPWNVVQEYIKNFTTNGEVVLDPFGGSGITAIESLVLDRKAIQVDICPLANFLTEQVAIAPVDLNKLSDSFHHIAKKCRNKILNLYKMQETETLKIEIPFWYPRGIRLPK